The following proteins are encoded in a genomic region of Catellatospora sp. TT07R-123:
- a CDS encoding winged helix-turn-helix domain-containing protein: MDVESLVGRLAAVANPLRLRILATLAEESTHVSELARRTGMSRALLYLHLRRLEEVGYVTGHLELSPDGKALKYFEAVPFALTVDLPTVRAAVAASPPVTPEEDS; this comes from the coding sequence GTGGACGTCGAAAGCCTGGTCGGCCGCCTCGCGGCGGTGGCCAACCCGTTGCGGTTGCGCATCCTGGCCACCCTGGCCGAGGAGTCGACGCACGTCAGCGAGCTGGCCAGACGGACCGGCATGTCCCGGGCGCTGCTCTATCTGCACCTGCGCCGACTCGAAGAGGTCGGCTACGTCACGGGGCACCTGGAGCTGTCGCCCGACGGCAAGGCGCTCAAGTATTTCGAGGCGGTGCCGTTCGCGCTCACCGTCGATCTGCCCACCGTCCGGGCCGCGGTCGCCGCGAGCCCTCCCGTCACCCCTGAGGAAGATTCGTAA
- the nadD gene encoding nicotinate-nucleotide adenylyltransferase, translating to MASRIGIMGGTFDPIHHGHLVAASEVADRYALDEVVFVPTGQPWQKSGNPVTAAEDRYLMTVIATASNPRFSVSRADIDRGGDTYTVDTLRELRGQYGEKTELFFITGADALSKILSWKDANQLFELAHFVGVTRPGFDLTDAHLPADVVSLVQVPAMAISSTDCRRRVAAGQPVWYLVPDGVVQYITKRRLYR from the coding sequence GTGGCGAGTCGTATCGGGATCATGGGCGGGACCTTCGATCCCATCCACCATGGACACCTCGTGGCCGCCAGCGAGGTGGCCGACCGCTACGCCCTCGACGAGGTCGTGTTCGTGCCGACCGGGCAGCCGTGGCAGAAGAGCGGCAACCCGGTGACGGCGGCGGAGGACCGCTACCTGATGACGGTCATCGCGACCGCGTCGAACCCGCGGTTCTCCGTCAGCCGGGCCGACATCGACCGGGGCGGGGACACCTACACGGTGGACACCCTGCGTGAGCTGCGCGGGCAGTACGGCGAGAAGACCGAGCTGTTCTTCATCACCGGCGCCGACGCGCTTTCCAAGATCCTCTCTTGGAAGGACGCGAACCAGCTGTTCGAGCTGGCCCACTTCGTCGGGGTGACCCGGCCCGGGTTCGACCTCACCGACGCGCATCTGCCCGCCGACGTGGTGAGCCTGGTCCAGGTGCCGGCGATGGCGATCTCGTCCACCGACTGCCGCCGGCGCGTCGCCGCGGGCCAGCCCGTCTGGTACCTGGTACCGGACGGGGTAGTGCAATACATCACAAAACGGCGTCTTTACCGCTGA
- a CDS encoding branched-chain amino acid ABC transporter substrate-binding protein, with the protein MDDLQPRRAARRRLRAAAAAMLAALCGVLAACSTPSKPDDTPQTVRIGALIPLTGDNAPTGQRMMEAYQLAIKEVNDAGGVLGHPVELVTGDDACDPGTAVVKANDLVAKDITVSVGGGCSVAVVPVLKPFHTAAIPMIIPAANSMDLLAPGYDSVFLLAGTAKEEGERAVQSLAKLGRKKLAVVDDGTSFPQSVAQAAVERLKQPDAGLELAARLRISQGANSYPRVVDEVMQKQADAVLFTGYYPEAATIIRDLRAAKFTGTIMLSDAGLDPTLFDKLTPQETEGVYGITLPLAQFEPKAKEWAQRYRAAYGHEPGPFTMQSYDAFKLAVNAIQRAGSLDREAVRKAIAATTPADIQLLSGPSQFGPDGTQPHPDFMLLKIHDGAFTLVSQTG; encoded by the coding sequence ATGGACGACCTCCAGCCACGACGAGCCGCGCGCCGCCGCCTTCGGGCAGCGGCCGCCGCGATGCTGGCCGCTCTGTGCGGTGTTCTGGCCGCATGCAGCACCCCCAGCAAGCCGGATGATACGCCACAAACAGTACGTATCGGCGCACTGATTCCGCTGACCGGCGACAACGCGCCGACCGGCCAGCGGATGATGGAGGCGTACCAGCTCGCGATCAAGGAGGTCAACGACGCGGGCGGCGTGCTCGGGCACCCGGTCGAGCTGGTGACCGGCGACGACGCGTGCGACCCCGGCACGGCGGTGGTGAAGGCGAACGACCTGGTGGCCAAGGACATCACGGTGTCGGTCGGCGGCGGGTGCAGCGTCGCGGTCGTGCCCGTGCTGAAGCCGTTCCACACCGCCGCCATCCCGATGATCATCCCGGCGGCGAACTCGATGGACCTGCTCGCCCCCGGCTACGACAGCGTCTTCCTGCTGGCGGGCACCGCCAAGGAGGAGGGTGAGCGTGCGGTGCAGTCGCTGGCCAAGCTGGGCCGCAAGAAGCTGGCCGTGGTCGACGACGGCACCAGCTTCCCGCAGTCGGTGGCCCAGGCCGCCGTCGAGCGCCTGAAGCAGCCGGACGCGGGACTGGAGCTGGCCGCCCGGCTGCGCATCAGCCAGGGCGCCAACAGCTACCCGCGCGTGGTCGACGAGGTCATGCAGAAGCAGGCCGACGCGGTCCTGTTCACCGGGTACTACCCGGAGGCGGCCACCATCATCCGCGACCTGCGGGCCGCCAAGTTCACCGGCACGATCATGCTGTCGGACGCGGGACTGGACCCCACCCTGTTCGACAAGCTGACGCCGCAGGAGACCGAGGGCGTCTACGGGATCACGCTGCCGCTGGCGCAGTTCGAGCCGAAGGCCAAGGAGTGGGCGCAGCGCTACCGGGCCGCGTACGGCCACGAACCGGGGCCGTTCACGATGCAGAGCTACGACGCGTTCAAGCTGGCCGTCAACGCGATCCAGCGCGCGGGCAGCCTGGACCGGGAGGCCGTGCGCAAGGCGATCGCCGCCACCACCCCGGCCGACATCCAGCTGCTGTCGGGCCCCTCGCAGTTCGGGCCGGACGGGACCCAGCCGCACCCGGACTTCATGCTGCTGAAGATCCACGACGGGGCCTTCACCCTGGTCAGCCAGACGGGCTGA
- a CDS encoding S8 family peptidase, with amino-acid sequence MLQRIYGFGAAFVLVFAAAVGVPGPAQAAPEGTVRYADSPSAVPGRYIVVLKDSAVAATASAIGAKARDLAGRFGGKTRHVYDAALHGFSVSLSAQQARRLAADPAVASVEAVQHVQIADTQSNPPNWGDDRIDQANLPLNQSFAYPANPGQGVTVYITDTGLNPNHQEFTGRVKQGTDIVDGDSNPADCHGHGTHVAGTAVGTTYGIAKKASLVSVRVLDCQGSGTNDDLIAGFNWVRTNGVKPAVVNYSIGCTSPCTSQAMDTAVTNLINSGIQVVMAAGNSGDNACNYSPQAVSAAVTVGNSNSSDARNSTSNYGTCLDLFAPGTSIVSASYSSNTGSATMTGTSMASPHVTGAAAVYLGQNPNATPAQVRDALVNNATTGKITSPGTGSPNRLLYTGFMNGGTQPGNPSVTNPGNQSTGVGQSVNLQLQASGGTSPYTWSASGLPAGLSIGSSTGLITGSPTTAASYNVTVTVTDSASKTGTVTFTWTVTSGGGGCTPVQVVGNSSLENGTTPWASNSGVIGAWSGYGYPGHTGTRSAWLGGQGQTHTDYISQSVTIPAGCTSVTLRYWIRITTAENDGLVYDRLTVTMGSTTVVSATNLDANSAYVEKVVNVSQFAGQTVTLKFSGVEDQNLQTSWVIDDVTISAS; translated from the coding sequence TTGCTGCAACGCATCTACGGCTTCGGTGCCGCGTTCGTCCTGGTGTTCGCGGCCGCGGTCGGCGTTCCGGGTCCGGCGCAGGCCGCCCCCGAGGGCACCGTCCGGTACGCGGACAGCCCCAGCGCCGTCCCCGGGCGCTACATCGTGGTGCTGAAGGACTCCGCGGTGGCCGCCACCGCGTCGGCCATCGGCGCCAAGGCCCGCGACCTCGCGGGCCGGTTCGGCGGGAAGACCCGCCACGTGTACGACGCCGCGCTGCACGGCTTCTCGGTGTCGCTGTCGGCGCAGCAGGCCCGCCGCCTGGCCGCCGACCCGGCCGTCGCCTCGGTCGAGGCCGTCCAGCACGTGCAGATCGCCGACACCCAGAGCAACCCGCCGAACTGGGGCGACGACCGCATCGACCAGGCGAACCTGCCGCTGAACCAGTCGTTCGCCTACCCGGCCAACCCCGGCCAGGGCGTGACCGTGTACATCACCGACACCGGCCTGAACCCCAACCACCAGGAGTTCACCGGCCGGGTCAAGCAGGGCACCGACATCGTCGACGGGGACAGCAACCCCGCCGACTGCCACGGCCACGGCACCCACGTGGCGGGCACCGCGGTCGGCACCACGTACGGCATCGCCAAGAAGGCCAGCCTGGTGTCGGTACGCGTGCTGGACTGCCAGGGCAGCGGCACCAACGACGACCTGATCGCCGGGTTCAACTGGGTGCGCACCAACGGCGTCAAGCCCGCGGTCGTCAACTACAGCATCGGCTGCACCAGCCCGTGCACCAGCCAGGCCATGGACACCGCGGTCACCAACCTGATCAACTCGGGGATCCAGGTCGTCATGGCGGCCGGCAACTCCGGCGACAACGCCTGCAACTACAGCCCGCAGGCGGTGTCGGCGGCGGTGACCGTCGGCAACTCCAACAGCTCCGACGCCCGCAACAGCACCAGCAACTACGGCACCTGCCTGGACCTGTTCGCGCCGGGCACGAGCATCGTGTCGGCGTCGTACTCCAGCAACACCGGCAGCGCCACGATGACCGGCACCTCGATGGCGTCCCCGCACGTCACCGGCGCCGCCGCCGTCTACCTGGGACAGAACCCCAACGCCACCCCGGCCCAGGTCCGCGACGCGCTGGTCAACAACGCCACCACTGGAAAGATCACCAGCCCGGGCACCGGTTCGCCGAACCGCCTGCTGTACACGGGCTTCATGAACGGCGGGACCCAGCCGGGCAACCCGTCGGTGACCAACCCCGGTAACCAGAGCACCGGGGTCGGTCAGTCGGTCAACCTGCAGCTGCAGGCGTCCGGCGGCACCTCCCCCTACACCTGGAGCGCCTCCGGCCTGCCCGCCGGCCTGTCGATCGGCTCGTCGACCGGCCTCATCACGGGCAGCCCGACCACCGCCGCCAGCTACAACGTCACCGTCACGGTGACCGACTCGGCGAGCAAGACCGGGACCGTCACGTTCACCTGGACGGTCACCTCGGGCGGCGGCGGCTGCACCCCGGTGCAGGTGGTCGGCAACTCCAGCCTGGAGAACGGCACCACCCCGTGGGCCTCGAACAGCGGCGTCATCGGCGCCTGGTCGGGGTACGGCTACCCGGGCCACACCGGCACGCGCAGCGCGTGGCTGGGCGGCCAGGGCCAGACGCACACTGATTACATCTCCCAGTCGGTGACCATTCCCGCCGGCTGCACGAGTGTGACGCTGCGCTACTGGATCCGGATCACGACCGCCGAGAACGACGGCCTGGTCTACGACCGGTTGACCGTGACCATGGGCAGCACGACGGTCGTTTCCGCCACGAACCTCGACGCCAACTCGGCGTACGTGGAGAAGGTGGTCAACGTGAGCCAGTTCGCCGGGCAGACGGTGACGCTGAAGTTCAGCGGCGTCGAGGACCAGAACCTCCAGACCAGCTGGGTCATCGACGATGTGACCATCAGCGCCTCCTGA
- the rsfS gene encoding ribosome silencing factor, which translates to MPATERAVEMALAAAQAAADKKAEDIVLLDVGDQLVITDVFVVASASNERQVLAIVDAIEDALLQLPEKAKPVRREGERAGRWVLLDFNDIVVHVQHSEEREFYALDRLWKDCARIEFVDRHLAAQDAA; encoded by the coding sequence GTGCCCGCAACCGAGCGTGCCGTCGAGATGGCGCTGGCCGCAGCACAGGCCGCCGCCGACAAGAAGGCCGAGGACATCGTCCTGCTGGACGTGGGCGACCAGCTCGTCATCACCGACGTCTTCGTGGTCGCCTCCGCCTCCAACGAACGCCAGGTGCTCGCCATCGTCGACGCGATCGAGGATGCCCTGCTCCAGCTGCCCGAGAAGGCCAAGCCCGTGCGCCGCGAGGGCGAGCGCGCCGGCCGCTGGGTCCTGCTGGACTTCAACGACATCGTGGTGCACGTGCAGCACAGCGAGGAGCGCGAGTTCTACGCGCTGGACCGGCTGTGGAAGGACTGCGCCCGGATCGAGTTCGTCGACCGCCACCTGGCGGCCCAGGACGCCGCGTGA
- a CDS encoding DegV family protein has translation MAVAVVTDSTAYLPAAVGDGTLTVVPLHIVLGGVSGREGVDVTPAEVAVALTARRVSVTTSQPTPAEFKQVYDHLFAAGVDGVVSVHLAGALSGTLGSAAIAAKQAAGPVEVVDSCSAAMGVGFPALAAARAAAEGRDLKGVREAALSTISRTSTFFYVDTLEHLRRGGRINAASALVGTALAVKPLLEVSAGGISMRDKVRTAARALDRLVALAVQASGDGPVEVAVHHLAAAERAGSVAAALRERLGDRLCELYTSEVGAVVAAHVGPGLAGIVVHRLPEPDQSLLPG, from the coding sequence ATGGCCGTAGCCGTCGTCACCGACTCCACCGCGTACCTGCCCGCCGCCGTCGGCGACGGGACGCTCACCGTGGTGCCCCTGCACATCGTGCTCGGCGGCGTGTCGGGCCGCGAGGGCGTCGACGTCACCCCGGCCGAGGTCGCGGTGGCGCTGACCGCGCGGCGGGTGTCGGTCACCACCTCCCAGCCCACTCCGGCCGAGTTCAAGCAGGTGTACGACCACCTGTTCGCCGCGGGCGTCGACGGTGTCGTCTCGGTGCACCTGGCCGGGGCGCTGTCGGGCACGCTCGGCTCGGCCGCGATCGCGGCCAAGCAGGCGGCCGGGCCGGTCGAGGTGGTCGACTCGTGCTCGGCGGCGATGGGCGTGGGCTTCCCGGCCCTGGCGGCGGCGCGGGCCGCGGCCGAGGGCAGGGACCTCAAGGGGGTACGCGAGGCGGCGCTGTCCACCATCAGCCGCACCTCCACCTTCTTCTACGTCGACACGCTGGAGCACCTGCGCCGGGGCGGCCGGATCAACGCCGCGTCCGCGCTGGTCGGCACGGCGCTGGCGGTCAAGCCGCTGCTGGAGGTCTCGGCGGGCGGCATCTCCATGCGCGACAAGGTGCGCACCGCCGCCCGTGCCCTGGACCGGCTGGTGGCGCTCGCGGTGCAGGCGTCCGGGGACGGCCCGGTCGAGGTCGCGGTGCACCACCTGGCCGCCGCCGAGCGGGCCGGCTCGGTCGCGGCGGCGCTGCGGGAACGGCTCGGCGACCGGCTGTGCGAGCTCTACACCAGCGAGGTCGGCGCGGTCGTCGCCGCGCACGTCGGCCCCGGTCTGGCCGGGATCGTCGTGCACCGCCTACCGGAGCCGGACCAGTCCCTGCTGCCCGGCTGA
- a CDS encoding bifunctional diguanylate cyclase/phosphodiesterase, giving the protein MQWPSWWRAAFGKRGRRARRSDPIRPRRSLGMTAALAAVLCGLGAFTLWGTLQATRATEAQSRALVLDAIFSEASSAVAVQEMQARHYQLEPSVASRERYLDSAAQADAALRRAVELSTGAAQQDALRLQAEQSAYRQAADQLIVMVTDRNPDAVKQDRLEVTPAYYTLQHDITEVSRSYHALAQKRVAELRSVQTRMFAATMLGFAIGLALVAAIWRVMLAYQRRVLEHARASQRQALHDPLTGLANRLLFQQRLDDAIEAAGPGSDRQPAVMLIDMNGFKAVNDTLGHHAGDEVLVQTGNRLGKVCGEGDTVARLGGDEFAVLLRSVSSVEAALEIAERAGGALRRNFQLPVGSAAVSGSVGMALGAPGCSAEDMLRHADAAMYRAKSSGKGVALYDPEVDIDQPGRMALFADLRTLLTEGDPDAQLVLYYQPQVRIADATVPAVEALVRWRHPQLGLLAPDAFLGVAETGGLEIPLTYHLLRIAVAEAAGWHAQGRPLTVSVNVSPNCLLDEAFVGQVRAALADTGLPSHLLRLEITESGMTTDPDRAQEVLRRIRHDGVQVSIDDFGTGFSSLNQLKLLTADELKIDRIFIQELATDPGDAILVRSAIELAHNLGLFVTAEGVEDLTALNMLAELGCDQVQGFALSRPVPADVLRAECAKAEQIARAALKPARGTMTTTEFGAKV; this is encoded by the coding sequence ATGCAGTGGCCGTCTTGGTGGCGGGCCGCCTTCGGCAAGCGGGGCAGGCGTGCCCGCCGCAGCGACCCCATCCGCCCGCGCCGCAGCCTGGGCATGACCGCCGCGCTCGCGGCCGTCCTGTGCGGGCTCGGCGCGTTCACACTGTGGGGCACCCTCCAGGCCACCAGGGCCACCGAGGCGCAGAGCCGGGCCCTGGTGCTCGACGCCATCTTCAGCGAGGCCAGCTCGGCCGTGGCCGTGCAGGAGATGCAGGCCCGGCACTACCAGCTCGAACCGTCGGTGGCCAGCCGGGAGAGATACCTCGACTCGGCCGCCCAGGCCGATGCCGCGCTGCGCCGGGCCGTGGAGCTGAGCACCGGGGCGGCCCAGCAGGACGCGCTGCGGCTCCAGGCCGAGCAGTCGGCGTATCGGCAGGCGGCCGACCAGCTCATCGTCATGGTCACCGACCGCAACCCCGACGCCGTCAAGCAGGACCGGCTGGAGGTCACCCCGGCCTACTACACGCTCCAGCACGACATCACCGAGGTGTCCCGGTCATACCACGCGCTGGCGCAGAAACGGGTCGCCGAGCTGCGCAGCGTACAGACCAGGATGTTCGCCGCGACGATGCTCGGCTTCGCGATCGGGCTCGCCCTGGTCGCCGCGATCTGGCGGGTCATGCTCGCCTACCAGCGCCGGGTGCTCGAACACGCCCGCGCCAGCCAGCGCCAGGCCCTGCACGACCCGCTCACCGGCCTGGCCAACCGGCTGCTGTTCCAGCAGCGGCTCGACGACGCCATCGAGGCGGCCGGGCCCGGCTCCGACCGGCAGCCGGCGGTGATGCTGATCGACATGAACGGCTTCAAGGCCGTCAACGACACCCTGGGCCACCACGCGGGCGACGAGGTGCTGGTGCAGACCGGCAACCGGCTGGGCAAGGTCTGCGGGGAGGGGGACACGGTCGCCCGGCTCGGCGGCGACGAGTTCGCCGTACTGCTGCGCAGCGTCTCCTCGGTCGAGGCGGCGCTGGAGATCGCCGAGCGGGCCGGCGGCGCGCTGCGCCGCAACTTCCAGCTGCCCGTCGGCTCCGCGGCCGTCAGCGGCAGCGTGGGCATGGCGCTGGGCGCCCCCGGCTGCTCCGCCGAGGACATGCTCCGCCACGCCGACGCCGCCATGTACCGGGCCAAGAGCAGCGGCAAGGGCGTCGCCCTCTACGACCCCGAGGTCGACATCGACCAGCCTGGGCGGATGGCGCTCTTCGCCGACCTGCGTACGCTGCTCACCGAGGGCGATCCCGACGCCCAGCTGGTGCTGTACTACCAGCCCCAGGTGCGCATCGCCGACGCCACCGTCCCCGCCGTCGAGGCGCTGGTGCGCTGGCGGCACCCGCAGCTGGGACTGCTGGCGCCCGACGCGTTCCTCGGCGTCGCCGAGACCGGCGGCCTGGAGATCCCGCTCACCTACCACCTGCTGCGCATCGCCGTCGCCGAGGCGGCGGGCTGGCACGCCCAGGGCCGGCCGCTGACGGTGTCGGTCAACGTCAGCCCCAACTGCCTGCTCGACGAGGCTTTCGTCGGGCAGGTGCGGGCCGCGCTCGCCGACACCGGCCTGCCGTCGCACCTGCTTCGGCTGGAGATCACCGAGAGCGGGATGACCACCGACCCCGACCGGGCGCAGGAGGTGCTGCGCCGGATCCGGCACGACGGCGTACAGGTGTCGATCGACGACTTCGGCACCGGCTTCAGCTCCCTCAACCAGCTCAAACTGCTCACCGCGGACGAACTGAAGATCGACCGGATCTTCATCCAGGAACTGGCCACCGACCCCGGCGACGCCATCCTGGTGCGCAGCGCCATCGAACTCGCCCACAACCTGGGGCTGTTCGTCACCGCCGAGGGGGTGGAGGACCTGACCGCGCTGAACATGCTGGCCGAGCTCGGCTGCGACCAGGTGCAGGGGTTCGCGCTGTCCCGGCCGGTCCCCGCCGACGTGCTGCGCGCCGAATGCGCCAAGGCGGAGCAGATCGCCCGCGCGGCCCTGAAACCGGCCCGCGGGACGATGACGACCACCGAGTTCGGGGCGAAGGTCTGA
- the pepN gene encoding aminopeptidase N — MTQRSLTHAEAVSRAATVRQLSYELDVDLTTGEETFRSVTTVRFQAAPGTATFLEVRADRLLAATLNGVPLPESAFAEGRLALDGLAEQNTVEVTADYPYTRTSEGIHRFTDPADGLVYTYAQPSIADAPRFMACFDQPDLKAPVTLAVTADPSWLVRANADGAQTAPGRWEFAATKPVATYLITFVAGPYVQVDDAHDGIGMAIVARASEAEALHRDAPEIFMLTKAFLDRYHELFGVRYPFGKYDQAFVPEFSWGAMEFPGLVVFRDELLFRATVTDTERLERAAIIAHEMAHMWFGDLVTMRWWDDLWLNESFATYMGYRLVAEVTPWPQSWTRFGVGRKAWGYAADQRPSTHPIAPTEVADTDAAFANFDGISYAKGCSALRQLVAWIGDDAFLAGLRSYFDKHAWGNATLADLLDALSQASGRDLDAWARDWLRTPQVNTLRPEITWAADGSYESVAVVQTASPQFPVLRPHRIGLGWFDEQGQWRRTEIEVSGAVTPVPQLSGVRGKGLLLNDGDLTFAKIRLDDRTRTDLGALLAEQPDSLTRALLWNSAWDATRDAEWPALEFVRLAADVLPAETDVTLAESVFALARLAVNTFLPEQQREQGRAALAAAARTLLETAAPGSGRQLVGARQLTAVGGAGERELLRGWLDGTAVPEGLVVDSELRWSVLTRLSVLGDVSEAEIDAELARDNSARGEQEAVRCRASRPDPQAKAWAFDLIVREQGLSNRICAAAGLGMWQPEHAELTEPYVARFFAELPASAGRSGDMLAHLVAAAYPVYAVSPATLAAAERALAGPVHPLPARQLADSTDDLARALRARG, encoded by the coding sequence ATGACGCAGCGCAGCCTCACCCATGCCGAAGCCGTCTCGCGTGCCGCTACCGTGCGGCAGCTGTCGTACGAGCTCGACGTCGACCTCACTACCGGTGAGGAGACCTTCCGCAGCGTGACCACCGTCCGCTTCCAGGCGGCACCCGGCACCGCCACCTTCCTCGAAGTGCGGGCCGATCGCCTGCTGGCGGCGACGCTCAACGGCGTGCCGCTGCCGGAGTCGGCCTTCGCCGAGGGGCGGCTGGCGCTGGACGGGCTCGCCGAGCAGAACACCGTCGAGGTGACCGCGGATTACCCGTACACCCGCACCAGCGAGGGCATCCACCGCTTCACCGACCCCGCCGACGGCCTGGTCTACACGTACGCGCAGCCCTCGATCGCCGACGCGCCCCGGTTCATGGCCTGCTTCGACCAGCCGGACCTGAAGGCGCCGGTGACCCTGGCCGTCACCGCCGACCCGTCGTGGCTGGTCCGCGCCAACGCCGACGGCGCGCAGACCGCCCCGGGCCGGTGGGAGTTCGCGGCCACCAAGCCGGTCGCCACGTACCTGATCACGTTCGTGGCCGGGCCGTACGTCCAGGTGGACGACGCCCACGACGGCATCGGCATGGCGATCGTGGCGCGGGCCAGCGAGGCCGAGGCGCTGCACCGCGACGCCCCCGAGATCTTCATGCTGACCAAGGCGTTCCTGGACCGCTACCACGAGCTGTTCGGCGTGCGCTACCCGTTCGGCAAGTACGACCAGGCGTTCGTGCCCGAGTTCAGCTGGGGCGCGATGGAGTTCCCCGGCCTGGTCGTGTTCCGCGACGAGCTGCTGTTCCGCGCGACGGTCACCGACACCGAGCGGCTGGAGCGGGCCGCCATCATCGCCCACGAGATGGCGCACATGTGGTTCGGCGACCTGGTCACCATGCGCTGGTGGGACGACCTGTGGCTGAACGAGTCGTTCGCGACGTACATGGGCTACCGGCTGGTGGCCGAGGTGACGCCGTGGCCGCAGTCGTGGACCCGCTTCGGCGTCGGCCGCAAGGCCTGGGGGTACGCCGCCGACCAGCGCCCGTCCACGCACCCGATCGCGCCGACCGAGGTCGCCGACACCGACGCGGCGTTCGCCAACTTCGACGGCATCTCCTACGCCAAGGGCTGCTCGGCGCTGCGGCAGCTGGTGGCGTGGATCGGCGACGACGCGTTCCTGGCGGGGCTGCGGTCCTACTTCGACAAGCACGCCTGGGGCAACGCCACCCTGGCCGACCTGCTGGACGCGCTGTCGCAGGCCAGCGGCCGGGACCTGGACGCGTGGGCGCGCGACTGGCTGCGCACCCCGCAGGTGAACACGCTGCGCCCGGAGATCACCTGGGCGGCGGACGGGTCGTACGAGTCGGTCGCCGTGGTGCAGACCGCGTCGCCGCAGTTCCCGGTGCTGCGCCCGCACCGCATCGGCCTGGGCTGGTTCGACGAGCAGGGGCAGTGGCGGCGCACCGAGATCGAGGTGTCCGGCGCGGTGACCCCGGTGCCGCAGCTCTCCGGCGTACGCGGAAAGGGCCTGCTGCTCAACGACGGCGACCTCACCTTCGCCAAGATCCGCCTGGACGACCGGACCCGGACCGACCTGGGTGCGCTGCTCGCCGAGCAGCCGGACTCGCTGACCCGCGCGCTGCTGTGGAACAGCGCCTGGGACGCCACCCGCGACGCCGAGTGGCCCGCGCTGGAGTTCGTGCGCCTGGCCGCCGACGTGCTGCCGGCCGAGACGGACGTGACCCTGGCCGAGTCGGTTTTCGCGCTGGCCCGTCTGGCGGTCAACACGTTCCTGCCGGAACAGCAGCGCGAGCAGGGCCGGGCGGCGCTGGCCGCGGCCGCCCGCACGCTGCTGGAGACCGCCGCGCCGGGCAGCGGGCGCCAGCTCGTCGGCGCGCGCCAGCTGACCGCGGTCGGCGGCGCGGGCGAGCGCGAGCTGCTGCGCGGCTGGCTCGACGGCACCGCGGTGCCCGAGGGCCTGGTCGTCGACAGCGAGCTGCGCTGGTCGGTGCTGACCCGGCTGTCGGTGCTCGGCGACGTGTCCGAGGCCGAGATCGACGCCGAGCTGGCGCGCGACAACAGCGCCCGGGGTGAGCAGGAGGCCGTGCGCTGCCGTGCGTCGCGGCCGGACCCGCAGGCCAAGGCGTGGGCCTTCGACCTGATCGTGCGCGAGCAGGGGCTGTCCAACCGGATCTGCGCCGCGGCCGGGCTGGGGATGTGGCAGCCAGAGCACGCCGAGCTGACCGAGCCGTACGTGGCGCGGTTCTTCGCCGAGCTGCCCGCCTCGGCCGGCCGCTCGGGCGACATGCTGGCCCACCTGGTCGCGGCCGCGTACCCGGTCTACGCCGTGTCGCCCGCCACGCTGGCCGCCGCCGAGCGGGCGCTGGCGGGCCCGGTGCACCCGCTGCCGGCGCGGCAGCTGGCCGACAGCACCGATGATCTAGCGCGGGCGCTGCGGGCCAGAGGCTGA
- a CDS encoding histidine phosphatase family protein has translation MSNERGSEHAVTRVVLWRHGNTYYNAEGRVQGQQDSPLNDTGRAQAAAAAPALARRGPVRLVTSDLSRAAHTAAALAELTGLVAERDPRLRERGFGQWEDLLMTEVKERFPVSWRGWRDAVDAPGDGVEPLADLGKRVVEVIRQAAEAAPGATTVLASHGAAIKYGVATLLGWPYEILPTIMPIQNCHWVDLTHSAEHGWRVSAYNAGV, from the coding sequence GTGAGCAACGAGCGGGGCTCGGAGCACGCTGTGACCCGGGTCGTCCTCTGGCGGCACGGCAACACGTACTACAACGCCGAGGGCCGGGTGCAGGGGCAGCAGGACTCGCCGCTCAACGACACGGGCCGCGCGCAGGCTGCTGCCGCGGCCCCGGCGCTCGCTCGCCGCGGCCCCGTCCGGCTGGTCACCAGCGACCTCAGCCGCGCCGCGCACACCGCGGCCGCGCTGGCGGAGCTGACCGGGCTGGTGGCCGAGCGCGACCCGCGGCTGCGCGAGCGCGGCTTCGGGCAGTGGGAAGACCTGCTGATGACCGAGGTCAAGGAGCGGTTCCCGGTCTCGTGGCGCGGCTGGCGTGACGCCGTGGACGCCCCGGGCGACGGCGTCGAGCCACTGGCCGACCTGGGCAAGCGGGTCGTCGAGGTCATCCGGCAGGCCGCCGAGGCCGCCCCGGGTGCCACCACGGTGCTCGCCTCGCACGGCGCCGCCATCAAGTACGGCGTCGCCACCCTGCTGGGCTGGCCGTACGAGATCCTGCCGACGATCATGCCGATCCAGAACTGCCACTGGGTCGACCTGACCCACTCGGCAGAGCACGGCTGGCGGGTGTCGGCGTACAACGCGGGTGTCTGA